TATTTTCTTTGTGTCATACTTAAACCTCCATATTGATCTAAAAGTTCAATACCAAGAAAATATTTTAATAAACCCAATTCTTTAAATTTGTATTTAGTTTGCAAGAAATGCTTACACTGACTAATACAACTTTCACTATTgccagtaataataatatcatcaacataaacaagcaGAAACAAAGAGCAATCATCAGTATGCTTGGTAAAAAGAGAATAATCATTCACACTTTGAACAAAGCCATATTCAAACAATGTTTCACAAAATTTCTCATTCCATTTTCTAGGAGCTTGTTTTAACCCATAAAGAGACTTAACAAGTTTACAGACTCTTTTGTCATCTTTATCAAAATATCCCTCAGGTAAAGTCATATAAACATCTTCAGTTAAGTCACCATAAAGAAAGGCATTATTTATGTCAAGTTGATGTAAAGACCAGTCATTTTGAATAGCAATAGTAATAATGACTCTAACAGTAACCATTTTAACAGCAGGATAGAAGGTTTCATCAAAATCTAGACCTTCTCTTTGattataacctttagcaactaatctagcCTTGTATCTATCTATTTCACCAGAAGGCTTATATTTGATTCTATAAACCCACTTTGATCCTATAGGTTTTCTATCACAAGGCAAATCAGTAATAATCCAAGTATTATTTCTAAGAAGGACTTCAATTTCCTCATTCATAGCATTAACTCAATTCTTATCCTTTGATGCCTCTTGGTATGACTTAGGTTCTTGACTTTTATTTAAATAAGTGATAAAACAGAAATTTTCAGAACAAAGTTTAGAATATGTTAAGTAATTTTTAAGACCATACTTTACCTTATTATCAAGTACATAATCATTTAATCTTTTTGGTAAAGTTGTTCTTCTGCTTGTTCTTCTTAAATTTTTAGCATTTATATTAACAGTATCTTCTAATGTATCATCTACATTAGAAGTGCCCTCAGGGACAACATTATGTCCACCAGATGTTCCTTCATAGGAAGTTGCATGTCTGCCATCATCTGTTGAACTGTgtctcccttcatcattgggacttatAGGATCCATTTGGTTTAAAACAGTTGACTTATCTATATTAGACTCATGAACAATTTCAGAATCATTTTCAAACATTGTAAAATCAAAGAAAATTAAATGATTTACACTATTTTCATCAAGGTTCACTTTGTAAACAGACTCAGTTTTGAAAGGATAAACATGCTCATAAAACTTAACATCTCTTGAAAAAATAAAGCATTTATTTTCTAAATCAAACAGTTTATATCCTTTTTGAGAAGTAGAATAACCTACAAAGACACATTTAAGAGACCTTGAAGAAAATTTATCAGTTTGATTTAAAACATTAGCAAAACAAAGACAACCGAAGGATCTTAAATGGGAGAAATTAGGACAAGAACCATAAATCAACTCATAGGGATACTTTCCAGATAAGACAGAGGATGGAAGCCTGTTAATCAAATAAGTAGTAGTTAAGATACACTCAGACCAAAGATACAAAGGAATTCCCCCTGAAACGTAAGGGACCTAGCAACATTTAGAAGGTGCCTATGTTTCCTTTCAGCAATTCCATTCTGCTGAGGTGTGTAAGCACAAGATGTCTGATGTACAATACCTTTAGTTCTAGTAAACATTTTCATTTTTGTGTTAACAAATTCAGTTCCATTATCAGTTCTAATGTTTTAATTTTGACATTAAATTGATTGAATAAAAGATTGTAAAGACTTTCAATATGATCAAATACAGTATCTTTGGTTTTTAAAAGATAAGTCCAAACAACTCTAGAAAAATCATCCACAACAGTTAAGAAATACCTAAAACCTTCCTTACTTTTGATTTTATATGGACCCCAGACATCTAAATGCATCAACTCCCCAACACCTTTTATTTTATGTTCACTTAATGGAAAAGGTTCTCTGGTTTATTTAGCTTTACGACATATATCACAAGCttcattaaaatcagtattatttaaGTTAAGGTGTGTTTTAAGTATATTTAACACTTGACTAGCAGGATGACCAAGTCTATTATGCCAAATACTGGTTTTAAACTTAGAATTATTTGAAACATCAGACATGATAGTCTTACCATTAACACATTCATCAAAAAAATAAAGACCATCACTTTCACTAGCAGTCCCCATCAATCTTTTTTGAAGCAAATCCtgaatataacatttattaatgtcaAAACTCACAACTAAATTACTATCTTTTATTAATTTGTTAACAGATAACAAGCTAACACAGTATTGAGGAATAACCAGAACATCATACAGCTTAATATTATTAGAAAGTTCTAAATTTCCCATTTGAAAAATCTTGGCATTAGTACCATTAGGATGATTAACAGAAAAATTTTAATCAGATACATTAACAACATTGCTTAAATTTTGAGAAGAAGAAACCATATGTTGGTTTGCACCAGAATCAATTATCCACCCTTTAGAAACCATATTATTGTTTTTTGAACTATTAGCACAAAAGAATTTATAAAAATTTGTGTTAAAGAAAACATTATTATTTGTGAAATTACCTGACATGTTAACATCCGGGTGGTTTGAAGAAGGTTTCTCATTTACCAAGCTAAGCAACTTCATAATTTGATCACTGGTTAATTGAACAGAAGAGCCAGAACTACCATTTTTATCAGTAGCACAGTTATTACTATTAAATCTAGGTGACCCTTGATTAAAAGGGTTTTTAATATATCCAGGTGGATAACCAATAAGTTCAAAACACCTATCAACAGTATGACCTAGCATATTGCAGTTAGTACACTTTAAAAGTGGATTTCTGTATTTCTTCTTGTTATTGTAACCACTATTATTGTTGCTAGTATTGCTGGTTTTActcactgatagtgctccaaatgaacgtatatttagtatcaatatccttccaatatgtaaagttttcagttgcaattattctatttcaagtaatattcgtttatattaaataagtgcgaagacaaaaggcgaaaatgaagatttgaagacgtaaacgtccaaaaagctcaaatgtacaagataccatccaagtggttcaatttattgataagaaacgtctaaaaatgacaagagtacaagttacaaaacgcaaagtacaagatattaaattatacgaaaggacgttcggaaatccggaaacgggacctgagccaactatcaacgcccgacgcaacggaccaaaaattatgagtctactatgcacaagaatataatataatatatatataattatataaaattatatatattatattatataattaaatataacgtcgacaagctagcaaacaaagcaattgggcatggccaggctggccatgcgatcgcatgagattaacactgagaacccatgcgatcgcatgagcctcaggatcagaccacgtctataaaaggcaacgagttttggccagaaaaaaaaaatatatatatatatatatatcaatatccctctgtaatatataaaatatatatatatatatatatatatatatatatatatatatatatatatattatagtatagggtagttttatattagattagtttgggttatgtaaaggttattttacgggttttaaagtcgaagctctgtccgtgtaacactacgcgataaataatcaatgtaagctatgttctcctttttaaattgatgtctcgtacttaagttattattatgcttatttaagacgaagtaatcatgatgttgggctaaaaatattaaaattgggtaattggattttgtactataattggggtttggacaaaagaacgacacttgtggaaattagactatgagctatgtgatgacccggaaatttctgaccaaatttaaacttaatctttttatgatttaatgtttccgacatgataagcaatgaattttgacaagttttaaaacttttaaaaatgattttttatatatataacggttgaccatccTGTTTgtacaacgattcacgaacgttataacatgtattatatacatattttaataaatataagagttttcgatatatacggaatcatgcgaataatatttatatacgaaatgattaaaaatttactattaaacgatgctatttcaaattaaaatttttacgtattaagtcattttatttttatgatataatttttgtattttttttaagaaacgaagttaaattaataatgtacaatttgtaaagcacaacgtacaacgtgtagcttaaatagttgaatttaaattaattcatttactattcacatgaaaacgacatgatagaaattattaattataagttacatagaatacccctgaagtatttaataaatacgactttttaaaatttaatattcgatttacgtattatattaatatatataatacgtcgacaaacaacgagacaaaggtttatgagctggatcctccagccatgcgatcgcatggccaaggaggctaaaccccatgcgatcgcatggggtactttttcaggtatgattgctataaattgcagtttttggctcgagataatcacacacatacacaaatatagatatattccgtaatattattttttattattattattattattattattattattattattattattattattattattattattattaataagattattattaatcttattatttttattattagtgttattatttttgcgataaaaaaataataatgtacataaaatattacgacggagtgctgtccaagtaattttcaaaatgtgtttccaagcgagctagagctaaggaaaatatgggttattgccaaggaaattatgggtaatgttcgagggtatttttgtgaatcaaacctcatgtttatcatctccgatgcgtctacgtgcttttctacagtattgtatatcaatattaaacagtgagtttcctaagatcccttttactctctacatttttggggtgagaatacatgcaaatgctttattaaccgatatacaatatttatatgcgtgagtttcataagatcccttttactctctacatttttgggctgagaatacatgcaaatgctttattaaccgatatacaatatttatatgcgtgagtttcataagatcccttttactctctacatttttgggctgagaatacatgcaaatgctttattaaccgatatacaatatttatatgcgtgagtttcatttgctcccttcttaattgcttttgcaatctatatttttgggctgagaatacatgcaatttattttaaaacgcaatggatacaagtacatacttaattctacactgagtttgaaccgaaaatcccttagctttggtaactagtagctgccagtacatagaatatggactggtgggcgcgaataacagtatatggatccatagggcttgacatccccgtccgagctagagcgctagccttttaacagacgtgtgttatttgagtttaggacacgttggtttgtgtgtattaaaacgaatggggtatttatcattataacgttaaagcttagttaccagggtgctctgttatgtagaatctattgataaacgtttctggatgaaacaactgaaatcttgtgatccacctttatatacagattatgagcaacattaaaactatgaattcaccaacctttgtgttgacacttgttagcatgtttattctcaggtttcctagaagtcttccgctgtttgcttagatgttaaacaagctatgtgcatggagtcttacatgacatatttttcaaggagacgttgcatttaccaaatcatcaccatgtatcttattttgactgcattgtcaacagaaatgatgttgtaaactattatatacggtgattgtctatatgtagaaatcatcagatgtcaaaaacctttgatttaaatattcatttatggtgtgccttttcaaaagaatgcaatgtttacaaaacgtatcatatagaggtcaaatacctcgcaatgaaatcaatgaatgacgtgttcgtccatatggatttggagcgatcgtcacagttggtatcagagcgttggtcctagcgaatcaggtcttgcatgaatgtgtctaactgatagttgttaagatgcattagtaagtctggacttcgaccgtgtctgcaagttaaaagttttgcttatcatttcttgtcgaaaattacatgcttatcattcttaagtctagacacgttttcctgcatttattgcataaatagtgtatagacaaaaattcatatcttagcgtatctgttactgtaaacttttcctgatatcttccaaaaatttctccgtgatttatggaatttggtattatatatgtaaattatgtattgaagaataccaaactaaattctataatctaattcatatcaaaaatcatctccctatttatacaagatggatcccgtatctagttcaaactctgacagctattccgatatggatattcacctgaattctgaagacagtgtaaccggaatggatcaaccaattagccatcatctattctggatgaattggggatgggttcgtagcctacttaattattggagataagaagaaggcgatccctttcacccaccacattgccctcttggcgaagaacctgaagcacttactggcgaacctgttcgagacaccattttctctctcatttccagagtatttcgtcacgataatatactatctcaaattctggatcttattcatccgctcgtccgaaccgccaatcatcccggtgtagtagaagaagtcaacgagcttcgtgctcaggtagtggctttggagaatatggtgcaaaggttacaaacaccagcagcatcaccggcatcaacagtaccaccgacaacaacaccaacagtaccattaccaccaccaacaacatccgcatcgcaaacctcaacttcacaatctgttccacgagcatcaacgtcatacgcaccgtagttaccaagaaataccagcaacaataaccgatgaagttttaactcatttcccctgaagaaattttatgtatatttaatatatatgaattttgaaatcaaaataaatcttttcgtactaagctattacgtgtgaatcttaactggtaggtactactcggttagttcatattactaatatgcaatgatgtacatccttccttaacaacttaaccattgttaactacaatctttgtttcaacttaatgaattccatttcataataaaccaagtgtattattcaattacataattgattttacattttcattttcgatatactcaaaacttcccagaaaacatcatttttaccttgcgaagttagcaaaagttccataagcaccaacatgattcactgaggaaatatcaataaaactgaataacgaagtattgattacattagtaaaatactccacgaagattatgaaatctttaatgttttagagattattcatttctaatccaacaaaaaaaaaattaaatgagcttaatatgatattaactcattaaatctgtattacatctgaagaaaatatacatacatatattttcataaagacggtaataaaaattcttttgtacaaagtattaattgtgaaatctttaacgggtaggtaatacccgggaaatatataagttcgcaattaatatgttacactgtacattcttcaactttgattcaaaaattattaacaatgctcacaacgatatacaatcattttcatacaaattcaattacatattctgatattgacggatcagaatctaagtcataactctgaacctgtgacatcattcttagatctctacatctttcaaatctatactttgacttcaaaaatgtgaaagatcctttagcattgttattactgaaaataatcttgccatccttttcaaagtatccagttttatcacactttcaaccagtcaactttgacttttcagattaaccttattgtaaccttgacatatacgtttttgttaccgggaaaccttttatgttccaccacattagcagtaaatttaccaacaacttcattgatccttgaccttccgaaaaatccttatactcattgaaaccatatcatgtactcatccacatcttataacggtaattgccataccaactactgggaattagcaatcagtattttgaatcttgcagcattttatacgacaacagttatatatggataacatctatcttctagacttacatacttcgaaggtgaagtttcggAAAAACAtcgcaaactatgaactagttctctgaaattggaacaatgctgatgaagcagcaaaaatggtaaacgactttaacagtcaaaagtttgatgataaataatagtatggtggtaaaactgagaaaaagagaaggtttggaactgaaaaacggattgagcagaccatgaaggaggctgtggacaaatcacgaagactaaatctaccttcaaagaatctaaatgattcagtatctgctgaagccattaacgaataccttgcttccgaatctaaacccttgcggacaatattcttcatcatcctctgatattagaaattctaagatatcatcgaatctttcattataaatatcctccatatttctggagataatttcataatcattcgtatcgaaaatcaattttctccttgcgatatctgtgttatatcataaaagaaactattttagcttctaaattctgaaactttcaagtttaaaatatga
The window above is part of the Rutidosis leptorrhynchoides isolate AG116_Rl617_1_P2 chromosome 1, CSIRO_AGI_Rlap_v1, whole genome shotgun sequence genome. Proteins encoded here:
- the LOC139844395 gene encoding uncharacterized protein produces the protein MSDSDSTVGPTKISKLEFNDPLYLHPSDTSSAPLITQKLKGTKNYNGWSCALKLALQTKNKLGFIDGSCANFEYEDDDVLLGQWDRCNSVVLTWILMSLSEDVYNGQIFSKTAESVWTEIKETYDKIDASVTFNLYQNINSCSQAGQPLSDYYHKLNAMWRQFDNMIKIDDIVSANKSFQEHNQFLKLMQFLMGLDDVYVPIRSQILTSDPVPNVKTAFSIISRDESHRLHSNNSVKNQSSAFVSDVMRVSKTSNTSNNNSGYNNKKKYRNPLLKCTNCNMLGHTVDRCFELIGYPPGYIKNPFNQGSPRFNSNNCATDKNGSSGSSVQLTSDQIMKLLSLVNEKPSSNHPDVNMSGWIIDSGANQHMVSSSQNLSNVVNDLLQKRLMGTASESDGLYFFDECVNGKTIITDNGTEFVNTKMKMFTRTKGIVHQTSCAYTPQQNGIAERKHRHLLNVARLPSSVLSGKYPYELIYGSCPNFSHLRSFGCLCFANVLNQTDKFSSRSLKCVFVGYSTSQKGYKLFDLENKCFIFSRDVKFYEHVYPFKTESVYKVNLDENSVNHLIFFDFTMFENDSEIVHESNIDKSTVLNQMDPISPNDEGRHSSTDDGRHATSYEGTSGGHNVVPEGTSNVDDTLEDTVNINAKNLRRTSRRTTLPKRLNDYVLDNKVKYGLKNYLTYSKLCSENFCFITYLNKSQEPKSYQEASKDKN